A window of Candidatus Gracilibacteria bacterium genomic DNA:
GAGAATAAAAATATATCTTGAGAGAGATAATATTTCTGAAAATATTCTAAAAGAGCTCCAAATAATAGAATTATGAGTGAATCAATCTATAGAGATATCTGAATCATAGCACTTAACATAATATATTAATGTGTTTAATTTTTAATGAGATGTTTATATAAGATTAAAATATAACTTTTGAATAATTAAACTTAAAATTTAGTAATTAAATTATTAGATAAAAATTTTTTAATTTAATAATTTAATTATTAAATTAAACAAAATAAGTAATTTATACAAATATTATAAACAGTCATTCAATCTACAATTTTGATATTAATTACTTAACATAAGTTATATTATGTTAAGTAATTAATATTTATGCAATCTTCACATACTTTACTATCTATTTCCCCTACTGTTCCTATAATTGAAAATAATATAATTCTTTTTTATAAATAATGAAAAAAACAATACTGTGACTTTGTGTTCTTATATTTCCATTTTCTGTTTCAGCAAATACGTTTCAAAATATTGTAGTGAACTGAATCACATTTAACAATGTTGTATACGATATTAACGATGATGATTACAAAATACATGTTGCTATATCAGATTCTGAAACAAATATAGATGATTTAGCAAAACAACAAAATGCTATCACTTGAATTAATGGTATATTCTTTTGTCCAAAGGACTATACAGTATGTAATTGAAAAAGCTCTACTATCAATGAACGAATAGTTAACTGAGTAGATTATAGCTTCTACCCTGACTCTTGAGAACGGTGAATATTTTGATGGGATAAAGATTGAGTTCCTTTGCTTCACCAAACAAATAGAATAAATGCTGATTCTCGTGCAGATATTTTTGAAGGAATGTGAAATTTCCCTATTCTGTTTGCAAATGGTATTAGTCAATTAGAGCATTATCATGACGTTTGACTCTACGATAACAAGATGAAAAGTGCAATGAAAAGACACTATATTTGTTCAAACAAAGATAAAACACAAATAACTTTTGGGAGTACCTCGGCAGCTTCGCTAAACGATCTGACTCCTGCCCTTTACGAATTAGGATGCTGGGATGCTATAAACTTAGACGCGTGAAATTCAAGTCAATTTCTTTATAACGGGAGACGTTTAGAATATTCATGAAGAAATATTCTTGATGGCTTTGTTGTTGAAAGAGTATGACTCAATGTATCTAATGAAGAAATGAAGATTGATAAAATAATGAAAATTTTAGCTCCAGCTTTTAAAAAGGCATCTCTGAGCAATGCAAACATTCGTATTGATGCAGTGCTTTGAGCTATTAAAACAGCTCGATCTAAAATTTATGAGGAAAATTCTATTGATACCTATGATAACAATTGAAATAATATAGGTTATACCATTGATATAAAATCACTTAAAACCCATACTCGAGTTTATTTACTTAATAGACTTGAACGAGAACTACAAATATTTCAAAAAGATCTCAATTCTTAATAAGAAACGACTTCTTTTCTAAATTCATTCGCCTTTTCGATATAATTTTTCCAAAGAGAAAAACTTGGAGCAGCACAAGATAACAAGGCTACTCTTCCAGGAAAGGTTGTTTTATAAGCAAAATCAACTCACGATTTCATGCTTCTGGTTTTTAAAAATTGGAGAATCATTCCATCTATTTCCATTTCAAATGGCACTTCATAGTCTCTATGAAGTATTTCAGGAAATATTTTTTCTGAAGTATCAGGAAATCCAATAATATTTTGAATATTACTTCTAAGTATAGTTTCTCGAATTGTTTTAAAATCAAATCAACTATCTTCTCAACCTAAAAAGAGTGTCTGAATTGGTCAATCAAAGCTTTTTATCGCTGCTATGGTGCTTTCTGGAGTAGTTGCTATTGCATCGTCTACAAATATTATTCATTCGTATTCACCTATAATTTCTATTCGGTGAGGAAGTCCCTTAAACTTTGGTAATATATCATGCAGAAGTTTTGAAATATTTTTTGAGTCTTGTAAAATAACATCAAGAATAGTAATAACTCCCAAAATATTTTTTTTGTTGTGTTCTCACTTAAGTCATATTTCATCTGTTCAAAAAACTAGCTCATTTCAAATATAAAATCCTGCCTCAATGTATTTATACTTTTGGTCACCATCAAAATAAATAATATTTTTTTTATTTATTTCTGAAAACTCTTCTTTGAACTCCTCTTGAATCACACTTATTGTAGCTCACTTTACTATATTCTTTTTAGCGTTTTTATATATTTCTAAACTTGTATGCCAGTCTAAATGACACGGATAGACATTGTTGAAATATCAGATATACAGATTAGGAATGAAATCTTGTAACATATAACTCGACATTTCATACACAACAAAATCATGAACTTCATGAGATAATAAATCAATTTCATCAAGTACTGGAGCTCATATATTTCAAACTAAAACAGTGTCATATCAAGCAGCTTTTAGCATTGTATACAGAAGTGTCGCAACAGTAGATTTCCCCTTTGTTCCTGTGATTCAGATTATTTTACCAGTATAATTTTCTGAAAATATTTGTGTTTGTGATATGAGTTTATGTTTTACTTCAGCTATCTTTTTATGAAAGGGACTAATTCCAGGTGACTTTATTATATAATCATATTTTGAAAGATCACTCAGGTATCTATTTCATGAAATATAATTAATACCAGAAATCTTTTCTATTCATTCAGAAATTTCTTTATCCAGAATAGTAATATCACTTATTCATAAACTCTGCAAAAAAGAAAGACTACTTCTTCCCTCTTTTCAAAATCAAAGTATAGCAATCTTTTTATTTTTTAGGTCATCTATTTTCATAATTGTTTATAATTATGTACAAAATTTGATAATAAAACTATTTCTTTCTATGACTAGCTTCCTCGAGTAATACTTCATCATTATGATCTATTGTTTCTTCTATATCTCTCAGTTTAGCAGATTGAGATTTTACGTATTTAACATACGCTATTATTATAGTACCAAGTATAACTATTAAATATAGTAAAACTTCTGAACTGAGTGATTTAATAAGATCATCATTTTTTCATGCAACATATCAAATAGAGAGGAGAACCAGATTCCAGATTCCAGCTCAAACTGCAGTAAATACTATAAATGTACCAAAATTCATATGAAATATACCTGCAGGTATAGAGATGAGTTGTCTCACAGCTGGAATAAATCTCCCGACAAGTGTTGTGATTGCTCAGTGTTTTTTAAAGTACGTTTCAGATTGGAGGTAATGCTTCTCGTTTAGAAGTATATATTTACCGTATTTATGAATGAGTGATTTTACCACTGGTTTTCAAAGATACATTCAAAGAAAATAATTTATACTTGCTCCCACTATTGCTCAAAGCGTTCAAGCTAATAGAGCAAGTCAAAAATCCATTCTCCCTAAACTTGCAAGGTATCAAGCTGGTATCATAGCAACCTCACTTGGAAACGGTATAAACGACGATTCTATCGTCATCATGATAAATATACCAAAATAACCAAGTCCATCTACGAGACCTAATATAATATCAACAATGTTATGCATGTTTTTTAGTTTAATAATATTACTATTACTATACTCAAGCAGCAAAAAAGACCAAAAAATTATTTTCGGTCTTTAATTCTTTTAAGTAAAGATGAATATACCTAAGAAAGTTTTATCCCATTTAGAACATTACTATCTACAGTTGTTAGTACAACTCAATGTTCAGTTTGCACTCAAGTAATAAGAAACTCACTCATAAAATTCCCTATTTGTTTCGGTCATAAGTTTATCACTCAAATAATCTGTTTTCATATTAGTTCTCATTTACTATAGAGTTGAGTTATTTGTGCTGAAGTTTTTTTTATACCAATTTCTTTTCCAAAATCTACCCATACTTTATAACTGGGTTTATTAATTTCAGGAAAATCTTGAACCTCTATTATTGTTCAAACTCTCATATCTAAACCTTCAAAATCTTTCCAAGAAATAGTATTCATAATTTTAAGTATCTAAAATATCATGTATGTCTTTCTTTCACGATGCAACTGCCTCACAAGGATTGATTTTAATACGTGTTAAAGGTTTTGGTGCTATAAATCCTTCAGGAATTCTTGTTCATTGATCTGATCAGGCTTTTGGATAAATAGATAAATCTGGGAATCATGTTTCAGGGTTTATATTTCAAAAATTTGTTCCGTACGGCATATTAAATTTTTAGTAAATAAAACTAACTTTAGGAATTATTGAAATTTAATCAAGAAAAAAATCCTACACTGTTGTAAGATTTTTTTAGCTTATGCAAAATATGTTTCAAATCTTGCTCTATCCATTTCTTCTTCTTTGAGAAGATCTTCAGAAATAGTTTCGTGAAGTTTCTTATTATCATTAATGATTTTGAGAGCTCTTTGATATTGTTCTGTCAGTATTTTTTGAACCATTGCGTCTATAGATTTTTGAGTTTGTTCAGAAACATATGGTTTATCCCCTTCAACTCCAGTATAGTTTCACATACCTCTTTCTCCAGCAAAATTTTCTTGACCTATTTCATCATACATACCATATCGCATCACCATATTTCTTGCTATTGCAGTAGCTCTTTCAATATCATTACTTGCACCAGTAGTGATAAACTCTTTTCAAAAGAATATTTCTTCAGAAGCTCTTCCTCAGTATAAAACACATAGTTCATCTAAGAATTTTGCTTTACTGGTAAGTATAGCATCTCTCTCAGGCATAAACCACGTAACTCCAAGTGCTCATCCTCGTGGAGTGATTGAAATCTTATGAACTGGATCAGAGTGAGTAAGAAGTCTTCCGAGTAATCCATGCCCAACTTCATGATACGCTGTTATTTTACGTTCTTCATTATTCATAACAAGTGATTTCTTTTGTAATCACATTACAATCCTTTCAAATGCTTGCTGGAGTCTTGGTTCAGTTATTTCTTTTTCACCATATCTCGCTGTAATAATCGCAGCTTCATTAAGTATATTTCCAAGATCAGCTCATGAAAATCATACTGTAGAACTCGCGAGTCATTTAAAATTTATATCTTTTTGAATTTTTTTAGTTGTCGCGTGAACTTCAAGAATTTTTTCTCTGTCTGTTTGATTTGGAAGATTTACTGTAATCTTTCGATCAAATCGACCTGGTCGAAGAAGTGCTCTATCAAGAACATCAGATCTATTTGTTGCTCCGATAACAATGACATTTGTGTCGTTATCAAAACCATCCATTTCAGTAAGTATTTGATTGAGTGTTTGTTCTCTTTCGTCGTGTCATCCACCAGTTCCTGGTCCTCTCTTCTTCCCGATTGCGTCAATTTCATCGATAAAGATAATAGCAGGAGCTATTTTTTTAGCATTTGTGAATAAGTCTCTCACTCTTGATGCTCCAACTCATACAAACATCTCTACAAACTCTGAACCTGAGATAGAAAGAAATGGAACATTACTTTCTCAGGCAACTGCACGAGCAAGCATAGTTTTCC
This region includes:
- the murD gene encoding UDP-N-acetylmuramoyl-L-alanine--D-glutamate ligase; protein product: MKIDDLKNKKIAILGFGKEGRSSLSFLQSLGISDITILDKEISEGIEKISGINYISGNRYLSDLSKYDYIIKSPGISPFHKKIAEVKHKLISQTQIFSENYTGKIIGITGTKGKSTVATLLYTMLKAAGYDTVLVGNIGAPVLDEIDLLSHEVHDFVVYEMSSYMLQDFIPNLYIGYFNNVYPCHLDWHTSLEIYKNAKKNIVKGATISVIQEEFKEEFSEINKKNIIYFDGDQKYKYIEAGFYIGNELVFGTDEIGLKGEHNKKNILGVITILDVILQDSKNISKLLHDILPKFKGLPHRIEIIGEYEGIIFVDDAIATTPESTIAAIKSFDGPIQTLFLGGEDSGFDFKTIRETILRSNIQNIIGFPDTSEKIFPEILHRDYEVPFEMEIDGMILQFLKTRSMKSGVDFAYKTTFPGRVALLSCAAPSFSLWKNYIEKANEFRKEVVSY
- a CDS encoding tRNA-binding protein, producing MNTISWKDFEGLDMRVGTIIEVQDFPEINKPSYKVWVDFGKEIGIKKTSAQITQLYSKGELIGKQIIGVINLGPKQIGNFMSEFLITGVQTEHGVVLTTVDSNVLNGIKLS
- the hflB gene encoding ATP-dependent zinc metalloprotease FtsH, translated to MAKKNALNESEKNQKIKKVKKPNNNYTPFIILIVLSVALAALIPFVQNGTVQVNENISLSELSENYSNSEYSEILIDGNKAIATLSGGTVTENGVEKQRVQTAILPERDSLSDLGLQNTDITTNVEVKDLTSSKFWAEMLPTILLVILFLGIGLFLISRMGGMANNAMTFGKSRAKLYDTSKNKILFKDVAGAEEEKEELQEVVDFLKNPKKYRDIGAKIPKGTLLVGPPGTGKTMLARAVAGESNVPFLSISGSEFVEMFVGVGASRVRDLFTNAKKIAPAIIFIDEIDAIGKKRGPGTGGGHDEREQTLNQILTEMDGFDNDTNVIVIGATNRSDVLDRALLRPGRFDRKITVNLPNQTDREKILEVHATTKKIQKDINFKGLASSTVGFSGADLGNILNEAAIITARYGEKEITEPRLQQAFERIVMGLQKKSLVMNNEERKITAYHEVGHGLLGRLLTHSDPVHKISITPRGGALGVTWFMPERDAILTSKAKFLDELCVLYGGRASEEIFFGKEFITTGASNDIERATAIARNMVMRYGMYDEIGQENFAGERGMGNYTGVEGDKPYVSEQTQKSIDAMVQKILTEQYQRALKIINDNKKLHETISEDLLKEEEMDRARFETYFA
- a CDS encoding phosphodiester glycosidase family protein, whose protein sequence is MKKTILGLCVLIFPFSVSANTFQNIVVNGITFNNVVYDINDDDYKIHVAISDSETNIDDLAKQQNAITGINGIFFCPKDYTVCNGKSSTINERIVNGVDYSFYPDSGERGIFGWDKDGVPLLHQTNRINADSRADIFEGMGNFPILFANGISQLEHYHDVGLYDNKMKSAMKRHYICSNKDKTQITFGSTSAASLNDLTPALYELGCWDAINLDAGNSSQFLYNGRRLEYSGRNILDGFVVERVGLNVSNEEMKIDKIMKILAPAFKKASLSNANIRIDAVLGAIKTARSKIYEENSIDTYDNNGNNIGYTIDIKSLKTHTRVYLLNRLERELQIFQKDLNS